The Hyalangium minutum genome has a segment encoding these proteins:
- a CDS encoding restriction endonuclease fold toxin 5 domain-containing protein has translation MREELARMVNPQAVVATVVGGLTMYAILLALPEPVSKGVAALMTLGAMAYLGWDTVWRLIDGWLVLMKEVDQATTFDGIYASGEKFGDTLGEKAARAFVMLGTVAVGNTASGMAATLPKLPGAGQAAVVAEAQLGIRFRGPALAQVESVALTAEGVTLVLAPNAVAMATRDSAGGKTGAQAAPPSSDGPGEWVQANESMSESARTYQAQMTGTPKGYAYRVKVGDEEVDFDGFDQGVLLEVKSTGYAQWITQKLDFLPNFKGQHKLLEQARRQFDVANGTPIRWIVAEEKLAGALRKMFKGAGLNEIEVVHVPPTPPP, from the coding sequence ATGAGAGAGGAACTCGCCCGGATGGTGAACCCCCAGGCGGTGGTGGCTACAGTGGTGGGCGGCCTGACCATGTACGCGATCTTGCTCGCGCTGCCCGAGCCAGTGAGCAAGGGCGTGGCGGCGCTGATGACACTGGGAGCCATGGCCTACTTGGGCTGGGACACGGTGTGGCGCCTCATTGATGGATGGCTGGTGCTGATGAAGGAAGTAGATCAGGCCACCACCTTCGATGGCATCTATGCGTCCGGAGAGAAGTTCGGGGACACCCTGGGGGAGAAGGCGGCGCGAGCCTTCGTCATGCTGGGCACGGTGGCCGTGGGGAACACGGCTTCGGGCATGGCCGCAACGCTGCCGAAGTTGCCGGGAGCCGGGCAGGCGGCGGTGGTGGCCGAGGCGCAGTTGGGCATCCGCTTCAGGGGCCCTGCTCTGGCTCAGGTGGAGTCGGTCGCCCTCACGGCCGAGGGCGTCACCCTCGTGCTGGCCCCCAACGCAGTGGCCATGGCGACCCGCGACAGCGCAGGCGGCAAGACTGGCGCACAGGCTGCGCCGCCCAGCTCCGATGGCCCGGGGGAATGGGTCCAGGCGAACGAGTCCATGTCCGAGAGCGCCCGGACCTATCAAGCCCAAATGACGGGGACGCCCAAGGGATACGCCTACCGCGTCAAGGTGGGTGACGAGGAGGTGGACTTTGATGGCTTCGACCAGGGGGTTCTCCTCGAGGTCAAGTCCACCGGCTACGCGCAGTGGATCACCCAGAAGCTGGACTTCCTGCCGAACTTCAAAGGACAGCACAAGTTGCTGGAGCAAGCGCGACGCCAGTTCGACGTTGCCAACGGGACACCTATCCGGTGGATCGTCGCTGAAGAAAAACTCGCAGGTGCACTCAGGAAGATGTTCAAGGGGGCTGGCCTCAACGAGATTGAGGTTGTCCATGTTCCCCCCACCCCGCCCCCGTGA